The proteins below are encoded in one region of Thioalkalivibrio sp. K90mix:
- a CDS encoding exonuclease domain-containing protein, with protein MPCPPPEDTPWVRPIGHWRFCYRRQRAAQHAPTGALRACLESPLPSARQAVADCRFLAVDLETTGLDPEHDAILSIGWVAMDGVRIDLSTADQRLVRADCPVPEQSAVIHRITDREAAGGTTVDSALDALFEVLQGRVLVAHHAALELGFLEEACYRLYGVRPPLPVVDTLRLAERQLRRAGRPIPADGMRLHTLRGRYNLPQYRAHDALFDALAAGELFVALVSQLSPEAQVPLERVLFRPGWLW; from the coding sequence ATGCCCTGCCCACCGCCGGAGGACACGCCCTGGGTGCGCCCCATCGGGCACTGGCGTTTCTGCTACCGCCGCCAGCGGGCGGCGCAACACGCCCCGACAGGGGCCCTGCGGGCCTGCCTGGAGTCACCCCTGCCCTCCGCTCGGCAAGCGGTGGCGGACTGCCGCTTTCTCGCAGTGGATCTCGAAACCACGGGGCTCGACCCGGAGCACGATGCGATCCTGAGCATCGGCTGGGTGGCGATGGACGGTGTACGCATCGACCTGTCGACCGCCGATCAGCGGCTAGTACGCGCGGATTGCCCGGTGCCGGAACAAAGCGCGGTCATCCACCGCATCACCGACCGCGAGGCGGCCGGCGGGACCACCGTGGACAGCGCCCTCGATGCCCTGTTCGAGGTGCTTCAGGGGCGCGTCCTGGTCGCCCATCACGCCGCACTGGAGCTCGGCTTTCTGGAGGAGGCGTGCTATCGCCTGTACGGCGTGCGCCCACCGCTCCCGGTAGTGGATACCCTGCGCCTGGCGGAGCGCCAGTTGCGGCGCGCGGGGCGCCCGATCCCGGCGGATGGCATGCGCCTTCACACCCTGCGCGGACGCTACAATCTGCCGCAGTACCGCGCACACGACGCGCTGTTCGACGCCCTGGCCGCCGGCGAGCTGTTCGTCGCCCTGGTCAGCCAGCTTTCTCCGGAGGCACAAGTCCCGCTGGAGCGCGTGCTGTTCCGCCCTGGGTGGCTCTGGTAG
- the acs gene encoding acetate--CoA ligase: MSDTIESTLHETRHFAPPAEFTKNARLKPEDLEALHKKADADYEGFWCDLAREKIDWQTEFTEGLDSSNAPHYRWFADGRMNVSYNCIDRHLEVRGNKTAIIFEAENGETRNLTYRDLYNEVGKLANALKTMGVEKGDRVIIYMPMNAEAVIAMQACARIGAIHSVVFGGFSADALRDRIVDSGAKLVITADGGVRGGKTVALKANVDKALDSNPADVEKVIVCKRAGNDVTMQDERDIWWDDAVDGESVDCEPEWVESEHPLFLLYTSGSTGKPKGIQHSSAGYLLGAIITNQWVFDLQGDDVYWCTADVGWITGHTYVAYGPLAVGATQVVYEGVPTVPDAGRWWKMCQDHGVTVFYTAPTAIRALMKAGDDFPAQYDLSKLRLLGTVGEPINPEAWMWYYRVIGGERCPVVDTWWQTETGANMIAPIPGATTLVPGSCTQALPGIDADVVDENGNSLPADQGGYLVIKKPWPSMLRTVWGDDQRYKDTYWPKFDGKYYLAGDSARRDSEGNFWIMGRIDDVLNVSGHRLGTMEVESALVAHAEVAEAAVVGRPHDVKGEAIVAFVILKGDRLTGDEADAMIKDLRNWVADQIGPIAKPDDIRFADGLPKTRSGKIMRRLLRSIAKGEEITSDTSTLENEAVIPQLQGKA; the protein is encoded by the coding sequence ATGAGCGACACCATCGAGTCCACGCTGCACGAGACCCGTCACTTCGCGCCGCCGGCGGAGTTCACGAAGAACGCCCGTCTGAAGCCCGAAGATCTCGAGGCCCTGCACAAGAAGGCCGACGCCGACTACGAGGGCTTCTGGTGTGACCTCGCGCGCGAGAAGATCGACTGGCAGACCGAGTTCACCGAGGGTCTGGACAGCTCGAACGCACCACACTACCGCTGGTTCGCCGACGGGCGCATGAACGTCTCCTACAACTGCATCGACCGTCATCTTGAAGTGCGCGGCAACAAGACCGCGATCATCTTCGAGGCGGAAAATGGCGAGACCCGCAACCTGACCTACCGCGACCTCTACAACGAGGTCGGGAAGCTCGCCAACGCGCTCAAGACCATGGGTGTTGAAAAGGGCGACCGGGTGATCATCTACATGCCGATGAACGCCGAGGCCGTGATCGCCATGCAGGCCTGCGCCCGCATCGGCGCGATCCACTCGGTGGTCTTCGGGGGATTCTCCGCCGATGCCCTGCGTGACCGCATCGTCGACTCCGGCGCCAAGCTGGTCATCACGGCGGATGGTGGCGTGCGCGGCGGCAAGACCGTAGCCCTCAAGGCCAATGTCGACAAGGCGCTGGACTCCAATCCGGCCGACGTCGAGAAGGTCATCGTCTGCAAGCGCGCCGGCAACGACGTGACCATGCAGGACGAACGCGACATCTGGTGGGACGACGCCGTGGATGGCGAGTCGGTCGACTGCGAACCGGAATGGGTCGAGTCCGAGCACCCCCTTTTCCTGCTCTATACCTCCGGGTCCACCGGCAAGCCGAAGGGCATCCAGCACTCCAGCGCCGGATACCTGCTGGGCGCGATTATCACCAACCAGTGGGTGTTCGACCTGCAGGGCGACGACGTCTACTGGTGCACCGCCGATGTCGGCTGGATCACCGGCCATACCTACGTCGCCTACGGCCCGTTGGCGGTCGGCGCGACGCAGGTCGTCTACGAGGGCGTGCCGACGGTGCCCGATGCCGGCCGCTGGTGGAAAATGTGCCAGGACCACGGCGTGACCGTGTTCTACACCGCCCCGACCGCGATCCGCGCGCTGATGAAGGCCGGTGATGACTTCCCCGCCCAGTACGACCTGTCGAAGTTGCGGCTGCTGGGCACGGTCGGCGAGCCGATCAACCCCGAGGCCTGGATGTGGTACTACCGCGTGATCGGCGGTGAACGCTGCCCGGTGGTCGACACCTGGTGGCAGACCGAGACCGGCGCCAACATGATCGCCCCGATCCCCGGTGCCACCACCCTGGTGCCCGGGTCCTGCACCCAGGCCCTGCCCGGCATCGACGCCGACGTGGTGGACGAGAACGGCAACAGCCTGCCCGCCGATCAGGGCGGATACCTGGTAATCAAGAAGCCGTGGCCGTCGATGCTGCGCACCGTGTGGGGCGACGATCAGCGCTACAAGGACACCTACTGGCCCAAGTTCGACGGCAAGTACTACCTGGCCGGCGACTCCGCGCGCCGCGATTCCGAAGGCAACTTCTGGATCATGGGCCGCATCGACGACGTGCTGAACGTCTCCGGCCATCGTCTGGGCACCATGGAGGTCGAATCGGCCCTGGTCGCACATGCCGAGGTGGCCGAGGCCGCCGTGGTCGGGCGTCCGCATGATGTGAAAGGCGAGGCCATCGTGGCCTTCGTGATCCTGAAGGGCGACCGCCTGACCGGCGACGAGGCCGACGCGATGATCAAGGACCTGCGCAACTGGGTGGCCGATCAGATCGGCCCGATCGCCAAGCCGGACGACATCCGCTTTGCCGACGGCCTGCCCAAGACCCGCTCCGGCAAGATCATGCGCCGGCTGCTGCGCTCCATCGCCAAGGGCGAGGAGATCACCTCGGACACCTCGACGCTCGAGAACGAGGCCGTGATCCCGCAGCTCCAGGGCAAGGCCTGA